In a single window of the Nodularia spumigena CCY9414 genome:
- a CDS encoding DUF3800 domain-containing protein, with protein MYLLYADESGTTHDPNQQYFVLAGFCVFERQGYWIRNMN; from the coding sequence ATGTATTTGCTATATGCAGATGAGTCAGGTACTACCCACGACCCAAATCAACAATATTTTGTATTAGCAGGTTTTTGTGTATTCGAGCGTCAAGGATATTGGATTAGGAATATGAATTAA
- a CDS encoding DUF3800 domain-containing protein: protein MSVELHGSPMVSGRGSWRSFPKSDRYQAIQDILKVFLESHPSNRLFASVIKKAVVSPKDPVEVAFEQLASRFDRYLIRLHKNDNTQRGIIIFDKSTYETTIQSLATDFRTIGYQWGVIRNFSEVPLFLDSKASRLIQLADIIAYAIFRYFEKGDSTFYSIIQSRFDAEGGIVHGLHILQ from the coding sequence ATGTCAGTAGAACTACATGGTAGTCCAATGGTAAGTGGTAGAGGTAGCTGGAGAAGTTTTCCCAAAAGTGATAGATATCAAGCTATACAAGATATCTTAAAAGTTTTTCTAGAATCACATCCTAGTAATAGGTTATTTGCAAGTGTCATTAAAAAAGCTGTAGTTTCTCCAAAAGATCCTGTAGAAGTAGCATTTGAACAACTAGCTAGTAGATTTGATAGATATCTCATCAGACTTCATAAAAATGATAATACACAAAGAGGTATTATTATTTTTGATAAATCCACTTATGAGACAACAATTCAATCTCTAGCAACTGATTTTAGAACCATTGGCTACCAGTGGGGTGTCATCAGAAATTTTTCGGAAGTACCTCTATTTTTGGATTCAAAAGCTTCGAGATTAATTCAACTTGCGGATATAATTGCTTACGCTATTTTCAGATACTTTGAAAAAGGAGATAGTACATTTTATTCTATTATCCAAAGTAGATTTGATGCTGAGGGTGGCATAGTTCATGGTTTACATATACTGCAATAA
- a CDS encoding Nif11-like leader peptide family natural product precursor, giving the protein MAQEKTAQLLQAVKEDQALQARLKATDNPEAFIKIAKESGYDFTVEELEEEISQLSDEDLAAIVNPGWGTRRHIHPR; this is encoded by the coding sequence ATGGCACAGGAAAAAACTGCCCAACTTTTGCAAGCTGTTAAAGAAGACCAAGCATTACAAGCAAGACTCAAAGCCACAGATAATCCAGAAGCCTTCATCAAGATTGCTAAAGAGTCCGGCTATGACTTTACAGTTGAAGAACTGGAAGAGGAAATCAGTCAATTGTCGGACGAAGATTTGGCAGCTATTGTCAATCCCGGCTGGGGAACTAGACGGCACATTCACCCTAGATAA
- a CDS encoding TetR/AcrR family transcriptional regulator, whose protein sequence is MTDQPISARQRLIQSALELFTAQGVSATTTRQIAEKAEVNEVTLFRNFGNKHGLLLSVLEESAAFKNLGESLVQRATPPGDIYQALKDYASDSLYALERIPELVRSVVGEANQYPMENRRALGRGLTEANRYVAEYLATVIQQGDLNTYLPAQKLASLLNVMILGYAVIEFTSEFNELWVDRDDFLENLVELFLHGAMSSSGTSAIVLGKVQEVADLPVGLVHQILQQARKLGTQDYALAYVLFGAGLSAREIVSLQQNHQICDASGHFLQITTPEFCRQVPVNQWILGKRYGSYSNNPLIKWLKSRKDHQSAMFLNQIGEAMTESDLLQHWQTWTEGLLTPQGQPPAIAQTQHTWCVEMLMRGMSWENLTILTGCDRTQLQSYAKRAKEKAALEQATRLDHKPT, encoded by the coding sequence CACTGGAATTATTTACAGCCCAGGGAGTTAGCGCCACTACAACCCGCCAAATCGCTGAAAAAGCAGAAGTCAACGAAGTCACGTTATTCCGAAATTTTGGGAACAAGCATGGGCTGTTATTGTCTGTGCTGGAAGAATCCGCAGCTTTTAAGAATTTAGGGGAGTCCCTGGTGCAAAGGGCTACTCCTCCTGGTGACATCTACCAAGCACTCAAAGATTATGCAAGTGACAGCTTATATGCCTTGGAACGGATACCGGAGTTAGTTCGCTCTGTGGTGGGTGAAGCTAACCAGTACCCGATGGAAAATCGCCGCGCTTTAGGACGTGGGTTAACTGAAGCAAATCGCTATGTAGCGGAATATTTAGCCACTGTCATCCAGCAAGGAGATTTAAATACCTATCTCCCCGCACAAAAATTAGCTAGTTTGCTGAATGTGATGATTCTGGGGTATGCGGTAATTGAATTCACCAGTGAATTTAATGAATTGTGGGTGGATCGGGATGATTTTTTGGAGAATTTAGTGGAGTTATTTTTACACGGTGCGATGTCATCTTCAGGAACATCAGCAATAGTTCTGGGAAAGGTGCAGGAAGTAGCTGATTTACCTGTGGGTTTAGTTCACCAAATTTTGCAACAAGCTCGAAAGTTGGGAACACAAGATTATGCTTTGGCTTATGTGTTATTTGGTGCTGGTTTATCTGCGAGAGAAATTGTCAGTTTGCAGCAAAACCACCAAATCTGTGATGCTTCTGGACACTTCCTCCAAATTACCACCCCAGAATTTTGCCGCCAAGTCCCTGTTAATCAGTGGATTCTGGGTAAACGCTATGGTTCCTACAGCAACAATCCTTTAATTAAATGGCTCAAAAGTCGTAAAGATCATCAATCTGCGATGTTTCTCAACCAAATTGGTGAAGCTATGACAGAATCAGATTTATTGCAACATTGGCAAACGTGGACAGAAGGATTGTTAACGCCTCAAGGACAACCGCCAGCGATCGCCCAAACCCAACATACTTGGTGTGTAGAAATGTTAATGCGGGGGATGAGTTGGGAAAATCTGACTATTCTTACAGGATGCGATCGCACCCAATTACAATCCTACGCCAAAAGAGCCAAAGAAAAAGCCGCCCTAGAGCAAGCAACTCGTTTAGATCATAAACCGACATAG
- a CDS encoding WD40 repeat domain-containing protein, with product MIQALPATPVSDNQAKDLVFVGTLKGHENKVLSVAFSPNGQILAAGSGDKTITLFPCR from the coding sequence TTGATTCAAGCACTTCCCGCTACACCTGTATCAGATAATCAAGCAAAAGATTTAGTATTTGTCGGTACTTTAAAAGGTCACGAAAATAAGGTTTTGTCTGTGGCTTTTAGTCCTAATGGTCAGATTTTAGCTGCTGGAAGTGGAGATAAAACAATTACACTGTTTCCTTGTAGGTAA
- a CDS encoding HEAT repeat domain-containing protein: MLNTKLKSQGKRIAIIGEPGAGKTTLLQQIADYAFFHASFQEYFAAIVIDDWHFFLNHVPKNPSQGTYRIFESQWKQRILLWLGREEEKLKQQKQKFIDALVNFKDGCQKCYEYRAYFLAAAGIAEFRDYSKADEIVAQILNLTINGLSSIQEKVRSALQQTDRTKAIAALVELLQSPTVDDDTRWQAAESLGRIGTGNEKAIAALVELLQSPTVDDDTRWQAAESLGKILQNSKKRLEVVKILSSYWRLYNESHNLAWKCSQNMRYADFYQAWHQHNVATRAMRSLKKILFTRII, from the coding sequence GTGTTGAATACCAAACTTAAAAGTCAAGGTAAGCGAATTGCGATTATTGGCGAACCAGGTGCAGGAAAAACAACACTGTTACAGCAAATTGCTGATTACGCTTTCTTCCATGCTTCGTTTCAAGAATACTTTGCTGCTATAGTAATTGATGATTGGCATTTCTTTCTCAATCATGTTCCCAAAAATCCCAGTCAAGGAACTTATCGCATCTTTGAATCGCAGTGGAAGCAAAGAATATTACTTTGGTTAGGGCGAGAAGAAGAAAAGCTCAAGCAGCAAAAGCAAAAGTTCATCGATGCTTTAGTTAATTTTAAAGATGGATGTCAAAAATGTTATGAATATCGCGCCTATTTTTTAGCCGCCGCAGGAATTGCAGAGTTTAGGGATTATTCTAAAGCAGATGAAATAGTAGCGCAAATTCTCAACTTGACAATTAATGGTCTGAGTTCAATTCAAGAAAAAGTTAGGTCAGCACTGCAACAAACAGACCGGACAAAAGCGATCGCCGCCTTGGTGGAACTGCTGCAATCTCCAACTGTGGATGACGACACCCGTTGGCAGGCAGCAGAGAGCTTAGGGAGAATCGGCACAGGTAATGAAAAAGCGATCGCCGCCTTGGTGGAACTGCTGCAATCTCCAACTGTGGATGACGACACCCGTTGGCAGGCAGCAGAGAGCTTAGGGAAAATTCTACAGAATAGTAAGAAGCGCTTGGAGGTAGTCAAAATTTTAAGTAGTTATTGGCGATTGTATAATGAATCCCACAATTTAGCCTGGAAATGCTCCCAGAATATGCGTTACGCTGATTTCTATCAAGCTTGGCATCAGCATAATGTTGCTACTCGTGCGATGCGAAGCTTAAAGAAAATCCTCTTTACAAGAATAATTTAA
- a CDS encoding serine/threonine protein kinase, translating into MNYPDFSPQGYQVISELGRNREGGRIAWLATDLKTSQQVVVKQFCFAQIGSDWSAYKEHEREIQVLQGLNHPGIPKYLGAFETTDGFCLIQEYKNAPNLAVSRSFDPEEIKQIAVKALEILVYLQNRIPPVIHRDIKPENILVDEQINVYLIDFGMSRIGSQELAASSVFNGTPGFIPPEQMRKPTVGSDLYGLGATLICLLTGTKSTQMQNLTNDFDPYVINFRHLLPRLNLRFLNWLELMVKPRLNERFADAQTALEALKPLDLVRVPEVELSPSVLEFAATNLGEKLKQSIKVVNTMSDTVLEGKWEVAPHPQDPPHTPNFHPWIFIDSAQFRSSEERLIKP; encoded by the coding sequence ATGAACTATCCAGACTTTTCCCCACAAGGTTATCAGGTCATTAGCGAACTGGGACGGAATCGGGAAGGGGGAAGAATTGCGTGGTTAGCGACAGACTTGAAGACAAGTCAACAGGTGGTAGTCAAGCAGTTCTGTTTTGCTCAAATTGGTTCTGACTGGTCAGCTTATAAAGAACATGAGCGAGAAATTCAAGTGCTACAGGGACTCAATCACCCAGGGATTCCCAAATATTTGGGTGCATTTGAAACAACCGATGGCTTTTGTTTAATCCAAGAATACAAAAACGCCCCAAATTTAGCAGTTTCGCGCAGTTTTGACCCGGAAGAAATCAAACAAATAGCTGTTAAAGCCTTAGAAATTTTAGTTTATTTACAAAATCGGATTCCTCCGGTCATCCATCGAGATATTAAACCAGAAAATATCTTAGTGGATGAGCAAATTAATGTTTATCTGATTGACTTTGGGATGAGTCGCATTGGTAGCCAGGAACTAGCTGCTAGTAGTGTATTTAATGGTACTCCTGGTTTTATTCCCCCAGAGCAAATGCGTAAGCCCACGGTAGGGTCTGACCTTTATGGTTTGGGTGCAACGCTGATTTGTCTACTGACTGGGACAAAATCAACGCAAATGCAAAATTTGACTAATGACTTTGACCCTTATGTGATTAATTTTCGTCATTTATTACCTCGGTTAAACCTGCGCTTTCTCAACTGGTTGGAGTTGATGGTGAAACCTCGACTCAATGAACGTTTTGCTGATGCACAAACAGCTTTAGAGGCGTTGAAACCTCTTGATTTAGTGCGTGTACCAGAAGTTGAGTTGAGTCCATCAGTGTTGGAGTTTGCAGCAACTAACTTAGGTGAAAAGCTGAAACAATCTATTAAGGTTGTTAACACCATGTCTGATACTGTCTTAGAGGGTAAATGGGAAGTCGCACCCCATCCCCAAGACCCACCACATACCCCAAATTTTCACCCTTGGATTTTTATAGACTCTGCTCAGTTTAGGAGCTCTGAAGAACGTCTCATCAAGCCATGA
- a CDS encoding CobW family GTP-binding protein, whose protein sequence is MLTEEITNTVPVTVLTGYLGAGKTTLLNHILTYEHGKKVAVIVNEFGEVGIDNQLIIDADEEIFEMNNGCICCTVRGDLIRIVGNLMKRRDKFDHLVIETTGLADPAPVIQTFFVDEDMQSLLSLDAVVTVVDAKHIWQHWDADEAQEQIAFADVILLNKTDLVTPEQLEELEKRIRGMNAIAKIYPTENAQLGMDALLGVKAFDLARALEIDPDFLGEDAHQHDEKVYSIAFVESGELDGKKLNAWLSELLQTQGQDIFRMKGILNIAGEDNRYVFQGVHMILDGKPDRPWKANENRKNELVFIGRNLDEAQLKQDFLACFV, encoded by the coding sequence ATGTTGACTGAAGAAATCACGAATACCGTCCCTGTAACCGTACTCACAGGCTACCTGGGTGCAGGTAAAACCACTTTACTAAACCATATCCTCACCTACGAACACGGCAAAAAAGTTGCTGTAATTGTGAATGAATTTGGGGAAGTCGGTATTGATAATCAATTGATTATTGATGCAGACGAAGAAATTTTTGAGATGAATAATGGCTGCATTTGCTGTACAGTGCGCGGTGACTTAATTCGCATTGTGGGTAACTTAATGAAGCGGCGAGATAAGTTCGATCATTTAGTAATTGAAACTACTGGTTTAGCCGACCCAGCCCCAGTAATTCAAACATTTTTTGTCGATGAAGATATGCAAAGCCTACTGTCTTTAGATGCAGTAGTAACTGTTGTGGATGCGAAGCATATTTGGCAACATTGGGATGCAGACGAAGCACAAGAACAGATTGCTTTTGCTGATGTAATTCTTCTGAATAAAACTGATTTGGTAACGCCAGAACAGTTGGAGGAATTAGAAAAGCGGATTCGGGGGATGAATGCGATCGCTAAAATTTACCCTACCGAAAACGCGCAACTAGGAATGGATGCGTTATTGGGTGTGAAAGCCTTTGACTTAGCCCGCGCCTTGGAAATTGACCCGGATTTCTTAGGTGAAGATGCTCACCAACACGATGAAAAAGTTTATTCTATAGCTTTCGTAGAAAGTGGCGAACTAGACGGAAAAAAACTCAACGCTTGGCTTTCGGAATTATTGCAGACCCAAGGACAAGATATTTTCCGCATGAAAGGGATTTTAAATATTGCTGGGGAAGATAACCGCTATGTGTTCCAAGGTGTTCACATGATATTGGATGGTAAACCTGATCGCCCTTGGAAAGCAAATGAAAATCGGAAAAATGAATTAGTTTTCATTGGTCGCAATCTTGATGAAGCCCAATTAAAGCAAGATTTTCTGGCTTGTTTCGTATGA
- a CDS encoding metal ABC transporter solute-binding protein, Zn/Mn family, with translation MMLKKLLSNNSLRATLAVFTITFFGCGNQAASTSFTQTTTRIDETLPRVVATTTVICDLTRQVAENTINLICLGSPGNDSYLYQPRPGDPEAIAQANLILYSGYNFKPELSEIVAESQNSAPKIAVNQLAVTQPQQFQVSGQNLPNPHIWHNPQNTIKMVEVISNNLQKLQPDNATLYSSNTTAIKNQLTQLDSWIKSRIDTIPDNQRKLVTTSNILNYYATAYKIPLVVGLNGVSSGGNITDTQVKNWARTIQKAQVPTIFADTTINPELMQNVATEANVRVSRRPLYTNGLSEPGSEADTYQKLMVANTRTIVEGLGGTYLIFTPKAAQ, from the coding sequence ATGATGCTAAAAAAATTACTATCAAATAATTCCTTACGAGCTACCTTAGCCGTCTTCACAATTACATTTTTTGGCTGTGGAAATCAAGCAGCAAGCACTTCCTTCACTCAAACAACCACTAGAATAGATGAGACTCTTCCCCGCGTTGTCGCAACTACCACCGTAATTTGTGACTTAACTAGACAGGTAGCCGAAAATACAATTAACCTGATTTGCTTGGGTTCTCCTGGTAACGACTCCTACCTTTATCAACCCAGACCGGGAGACCCAGAAGCGATCGCACAAGCCAATCTAATTCTGTATAGTGGTTATAATTTCAAACCAGAATTGAGTGAAATAGTTGCCGAAAGTCAAAATTCTGCCCCCAAAATAGCTGTAAATCAACTTGCGGTGACTCAACCACAGCAATTTCAGGTATCTGGTCAAAATTTACCTAACCCTCATATTTGGCACAATCCTCAAAACACTATCAAAATGGTAGAGGTAATTAGTAACAATTTACAAAAATTACAACCTGATAACGCTACATTATATAGTAGTAATACCACAGCAATTAAAAATCAACTAACTCAACTCGATAGTTGGATAAAATCAAGAATAGATACTATTCCGGATAATCAACGAAAATTAGTCACAACCAGTAATATATTAAATTATTATGCCACAGCCTACAAAATTCCTTTAGTAGTCGGGTTAAACGGTGTCAGTAGTGGAGGAAATATCACAGATACACAAGTCAAAAATTGGGCGCGAACTATTCAGAAAGCGCAAGTACCCACAATTTTTGCAGATACCACAATTAACCCCGAATTGATGCAAAATGTGGCTACAGAAGCAAACGTGAGAGTATCAAGAAGACCACTATATACTAATGGACTGAGTGAACCAGGAAGCGAAGCCGATACCTATCAAAAGCTGATGGTTGCTAATACCCGCACAATTGTGGAAGGGTTGGGAGGAACTTACTTAATATTTACCCCAAAAGCTGCTCAATAA
- a CDS encoding alpha/beta fold hydrolase, with protein sequence MTGIATFDYGQLQFYEIKCKDWPGFGQSSRPSLNYRPEIYQQFLEDFVKTVFNTPITVVAAGHASTYVLKLAVKQPDVFTRILLIAPTWRGPLPTMGANTQIANFVKGLVRSPIIGQALYKLNTTRSFLTLMYRRHVFTDDAKLTPSFIEKKWQTTQKPGARFASAAFVTGNLDAVREQTDFLTLVQSLSIPLMVVIGESSPPKSRQEMNALAALPGVRSVIVPGSLGLHEEYPELVFTQVQDFLLSA encoded by the coding sequence GTGACGGGTATAGCTACGTTTGACTACGGACAACTACAATTTTATGAGATTAAATGCAAAGACTGGCCGGGGTTTGGACAATCTTCGCGTCCGAGTTTAAATTATCGACCAGAAATATATCAGCAATTTCTCGAAGATTTTGTCAAAACAGTCTTCAATACTCCCATTACTGTAGTCGCTGCTGGTCATGCTTCTACTTACGTCTTAAAACTCGCTGTCAAACAGCCTGATGTGTTCACACGAATTTTGTTAATAGCACCCACTTGGCGCGGTCCCTTACCAACGATGGGAGCTAATACACAGATAGCGAATTTTGTCAAGGGTTTAGTGCGATCGCCTATAATAGGACAAGCCCTGTACAAACTCAACACCACACGATCCTTCTTAACATTGATGTATCGCCGTCACGTATTTACAGATGACGCTAAACTGACACCCAGCTTCATTGAGAAAAAATGGCAAACCACGCAAAAACCAGGAGCCAGATTTGCATCTGCCGCCTTTGTCACAGGTAATCTTGATGCTGTAAGAGAGCAAACTGATTTTCTCACACTTGTGCAATCCTTGTCCATACCCCTAATGGTAGTAATTGGCGAGTCAAGTCCCCCCAAATCGAGACAAGAAATGAACGCCTTAGCCGCATTACCCGGAGTCAGAAGCGTCATAGTTCCCGGTTCCCTGGGACTACACGAAGAATACCCAGAACTTGTATTCACACAAGTACAAGACTTTTTACTATCCGCATAA
- a CDS encoding SufE family protein, giving the protein MSSIIDSLPPALAKIVQRFQRATEPKRRYEQLIWYAQKLKEFPETGKVPENKVPGCVSQVYITAALDDGKVVYQGDSDSQLTKGLVGLLVEGLNGLTPTEIVQLTPDFIQETGLNVSLTPSRANGFFNIFKTMQKKALECKLDLLS; this is encoded by the coding sequence ATGTCCTCAATTATCGATTCTTTGCCACCTGCTCTCGCTAAAATCGTCCAGCGCTTCCAACGTGCTACAGAACCGAAGCGGCGCTACGAACAATTAATCTGGTATGCTCAGAAGCTGAAGGAGTTCCCAGAAACTGGCAAAGTACCAGAAAACAAAGTTCCTGGCTGTGTATCTCAGGTTTATATCACCGCAGCCCTGGATGATGGTAAAGTTGTATACCAAGGCGATTCCGATTCCCAGTTGACAAAAGGATTAGTAGGGCTTTTAGTGGAAGGCTTAAATGGACTAACTCCTACGGAAATTGTGCAACTCACCCCAGATTTTATTCAAGAAACAGGTTTAAATGTCAGTCTGACACCTTCCCGTGCGAATGGATTTTTTAATATATTTAAAACCATGCAAAAAAAAGCACTTGAATGTAAATTAGATTTACTTAGCTAA
- a CDS encoding WD40 repeat domain-containing protein, whose amino-acid sequence MNPTASKTKEFEEHFSTTLSDYVTAIAWSPHGKILGATSAAGEVVLWNDGNLTTLQTGNGTSVDCVAFSPDGKFLAIGGQNGQVKIWQDTQLIATLENAPAWVDKLAWSPTSNQLAFSLGRYVQVWDADTSEVVVTLNFDNSSVLGIDWRSDGQYLAIGGYQGVKIWDSQNWDQEPYLLDMPSVSIAMAWSPDGKFLASGNMDRSIAVLEWNNPDPWVMRGFPGKIRQLAWSEATTKLGAPILASSSVEGIVVWEKLEDETLGWEARVLTNHVDIITAIAFAPNSFLLASAASDGWLCLWNKAKQVTQVLTGVSGGFSSLAWHSQGKFLAAGGDKGELLIWSKVLRGQGFGRS is encoded by the coding sequence ATGAATCCCACAGCTAGCAAAACTAAGGAATTTGAAGAACACTTTTCAACGACGCTTTCAGATTATGTGACTGCGATCGCCTGGTCGCCTCATGGTAAAATTCTCGGAGCCACTTCCGCAGCTGGTGAAGTGGTACTGTGGAATGATGGCAACCTCACCACCCTACAAACTGGTAACGGGACATCAGTAGACTGCGTAGCTTTTTCCCCAGATGGCAAATTTTTAGCCATTGGTGGACAAAATGGACAGGTAAAAATTTGGCAAGATACTCAATTAATTGCTACGCTGGAAAACGCCCCCGCATGGGTAGATAAACTAGCGTGGAGTCCTACCAGTAACCAACTAGCATTTAGTTTAGGGCGTTACGTCCAAGTATGGGATGCTGATACTAGCGAAGTTGTTGTTACACTCAACTTTGATAACTCCTCAGTATTAGGTATTGATTGGCGTAGTGATGGACAATACCTAGCCATTGGTGGCTATCAGGGAGTGAAGATTTGGGACAGCCAAAACTGGGATCAAGAACCGTATCTTTTAGATATGCCTAGTGTCAGTATAGCAATGGCTTGGTCTCCTGATGGCAAATTCCTCGCTTCTGGTAACATGGATCGCAGTATCGCCGTTTTAGAATGGAACAATCCCGACCCTTGGGTGATGCGTGGCTTTCCTGGTAAAATCCGGCAATTAGCATGGTCAGAAGCTACCACCAAACTGGGTGCGCCGATTTTGGCATCTTCCAGCGTTGAAGGTATCGTAGTTTGGGAAAAGCTAGAAGATGAAACCTTGGGTTGGGAAGCACGAGTTTTAACTAATCACGTTGATATTATCACGGCGATCGCCTTTGCGCCTAACAGTTTCCTTCTCGCTTCCGCCGCTAGTGATGGCTGGTTGTGTTTGTGGAACAAAGCTAAACAAGTAACCCAAGTGCTGACAGGAGTTTCCGGCGGATTTTCCAGCCTAGCTTGGCATTCTCAAGGTAAATTCCTCGCCGCAGGTGGTGACAAAGGCGAATTACTAATTTGGTCTAAGGTGTTACGAGGTCAAGGATTCGGACGTAGTTAA
- the iscB gene encoding RNA-guided endonuclease IscB — translation MSNFVLVLDTNKKPLTPIHPGDARFLLNQQKAAVFRRFPFTIILKEPKSEVPTQPIELKIDPGSKTTGFALVQNNKVIWGMELQHRGLAIKESLETRKGVRRGRRSRHTRYRQARFLNRTKPQGWLAPSLSHRVLTINTWVKRLCNFAPITDIVQELARFDLQQLENPEISGFEYQQGELQGYEVREYLLNKWNRKCAYCTAENVPLQVEHIKPKAKGGTNRISNLCLACEKCNIKKGTQDIEKFLAKKPELLKQILSQAKRPLKDASAVNSTRWALFNKLKETGLPITTGSGGLTKFNRTRLGLPKTHWIDAACVGKVETLKILTTKILTVKSTGHSCRRFCRINKFGFPCTEPKKIFTHVSTGDFVKATLHKDRKNITSGKYVSRVKTPTKNGCEIVINGFRVEFSTMKDITKVHCSDGYSYV, via the coding sequence ATGTCTAATTTTGTTCTAGTTCTTGATACCAACAAAAAACCACTTACTCCAATTCATCCAGGAGATGCACGTTTTTTATTAAATCAACAAAAAGCTGCTGTATTTAGAAGATTTCCATTTACCATAATTTTGAAAGAACCTAAATCTGAAGTTCCAACTCAACCGATTGAATTAAAAATAGATCCAGGGAGTAAAACTACAGGTTTTGCGTTAGTTCAAAATAATAAAGTCATCTGGGGTATGGAATTACAACACAGAGGTTTAGCTATTAAAGAAAGCCTAGAAACTCGAAAAGGAGTAAGGCGAGGAAGACGTTCTAGACATACTCGTTATCGTCAAGCTAGATTTCTTAACCGCACTAAACCTCAAGGTTGGTTAGCACCTTCTTTAAGCCATAGAGTTTTAACTATTAACACTTGGGTTAAAAGATTATGTAATTTTGCCCCAATAACTGACATAGTTCAAGAGCTTGCTAGGTTTGACCTACAGCAGCTAGAAAACCCGGAGATATCAGGCTTTGAGTATCAACAGGGAGAGTTACAAGGGTATGAAGTCCGTGAATATCTTTTGAATAAATGGAATAGAAAATGTGCATACTGTACTGCGGAAAATGTCCCTTTACAAGTTGAGCATATTAAACCAAAAGCCAAAGGAGGAACTAATAGAATTTCTAATTTGTGTCTAGCTTGTGAGAAATGCAATATCAAAAAAGGTACTCAAGATATTGAGAAGTTTTTAGCAAAAAAGCCTGAGTTGTTGAAGCAAATTTTATCCCAAGCCAAGCGTCCACTAAAAGATGCGTCTGCTGTAAATTCAACGAGATGGGCTTTATTTAATAAGTTAAAAGAAACTGGATTACCTATAACAACAGGTTCAGGAGGTTTAACTAAGTTTAATAGAACTCGTTTAGGATTGCCTAAAACTCATTGGATTGATGCTGCTTGTGTAGGAAAAGTTGAAACTCTCAAAATACTGACAACAAAAATTTTAACAGTAAAAAGCACGGGGCATAGTTGCAGAAGATTCTGTAGGATCAATAAATTTGGTTTTCCTTGCACTGAGCCTAAAAAAATATTCACTCATGTTTCTACAGGAGATTTTGTTAAGGCTACTTTGCACAAAGATCGTAAAAACATAACTTCTGGAAAGTATGTAAGTCGTGTTAAAACTCCCACAAAAAACGGATGTGAGATTGTTATCAATGGTTTTAGAGTTGAATTTTCAACAATGAAAGATATTACTAAGGTTCATTGTAGTGACGGGTATAGCTACGTTTGA
- a CDS encoding DUF427 domain-containing protein: MVFPQRINPAPGQESVWDYPRPPRLEDTSKHIQIIFNGVTIADTHNAKRVLETSHPPGYYIPPADIKMEHLVRMPKSSFCEWKGSAGYYTIRVGDKEAQNAAWFYPDPTPTFASIKDYVAFYAHLMDACYIDGEKVQPQPGNFYGGWITNDIVGPFKGSPGTWGW; encoded by the coding sequence ATGGTGTTTCCCCAACGCATTAACCCTGCTCCCGGACAAGAATCAGTATGGGATTACCCCCGTCCCCCTCGCTTAGAAGACACAAGCAAACATATTCAAATCATCTTTAATGGAGTCACAATTGCTGACACCCATAACGCCAAGCGGGTTTTAGAAACCAGTCATCCACCGGGTTACTACATCCCCCCTGCGGACATCAAAATGGAACACCTAGTACGGATGCCAAAATCTAGTTTTTGTGAATGGAAAGGCTCTGCTGGTTACTACACCATCCGCGTGGGTGATAAAGAAGCCCAGAATGCAGCTTGGTTCTATCCCGACCCCACACCAACATTTGCATCTATTAAAGATTATGTAGCATTTTATGCCCATCTCATGGACGCGTGCTACATCGATGGCGAAAAAGTCCAACCGCAACCAGGTAACTTTTACGGTGGTTGGATTACCAATGATATTGTCGGACCCTTCAAAGGTAGTCCTGGCACTTGGGGATGGTAA